Genomic DNA from Niallia circulans:
TTTTATTATGCAGCTAATTGGCTGGCATGAGTTCGGAATTTTACCGGACTCATGCCGGCCAGTTTTTGTTTAATTCGATCGTTGTTATAGTAATGGATGTACTTCTCAATCTTCATATTCAATGTTTCGTAAGAAATTAATTGTTCTCCGTAATACATTTCCTGCTTCAGTAAGCCAAAGAAGTTCTCCATTGCTGCATTGTCTGCACATGTTGCTTTGCGAGACATGCTTTGGTACATCTTATTTTCTTTCAATGTTTGTACCCATTTGTAGTGCTGATAGTGCCAGCCTTGATCGGAGTGAATGGTTGTTCGATATTTGGCACGCTCTTGAATAATAGGAAGCACCTGTTTTAATGAATCCATCACAAATTCCAGCGTTGGACTTTTAGACATACTAAACCCAATAATTTCCCCGTTATATAAATCCATGATAGGGCTTAAATACAACTTCTCATCATTTGTACATTTGAATTCCGTTACGTCGGTCACAACTTTTTGAAGGGTATGTGGTGTGTGGAAACGACGGTTCAAACGATTTTTCGCCACTTTCCCAACCGTACCTTTATACGATTTGTAGCGTGATTTACGCACGAATTTTTCGCATTTCAAACCTAGCTTCTTCATGATACGTTGTACTTTCTTATGGTTAACGGGGTAACCTTGCATTTTCAATTCCGCATGAATACGACGGTAACCATATCTGCCTTTATGCTTCTCAAACGTCTCTAAAATCAACGTTTCCCACGTTTCATTTGGATCCTTTTGTTTCATCTGTTTGATTTGATAATGATACGTTGCCTCTGGAATTTCCACTTGTGTTAAGACATCTTTTAATCGGAATCCTTCTTCTTTAAGTTCGAAGGCGATGGCTGCTTGTGCTTTTCGAGGAAGGCATCCGGATTCTCTCGAAAAGCCTTCAACTTTTTTAAATAGGCAACCTCTAATCGAAGCATTTCATTTTCACGTTCTAACTGTTCCTCACGTGACATTGGTTTATTCTGTTTATTCGCTGTTGTTTTTGGTTTTTTAGACATAGACGGGCGCCCCTTTGCTTTTTGTTGCAGGCCCTCTATTCCTTCTTTTTCTAATTTACTGTTCCATTTGGCGATTAAACTCGGATTATTTATCCTAAATTGAATCGCTGTCTCTTGAAAAGAAGCACCTGTTTGTTTCCTAAAGTGTAATACATCCAATTTGAATTGAACAGGGTATTCCTCATTAGCTATTTTCCGTTGTAACCCTTTTTCGCCAAAAGCTTTATAAGCACTTACCCAATTCTTAATTGGTGAAGAAGATGGAATACTGTATTTTTGCGCCAATCGGTCATAACTTAAAGCACTTTTCAAATACTCTTGAACAATTTTTAGTTTGAAATTCCCACTATATTTAGCCATAAAAAAACCCCCCAAAAGTTAGATTTCAACTCTAACTTTTGGGGTGCAGCACCCTCCCCATTTGTTCTGTCAGGTTCTTTCATGAAAATTCCGGAATATAAGTGCTGTGAAAAGAATATATTTTACAAGCGAGATAGTAACTATGTAATATTTTTTACTATATTGATAGTTTATAGGTGTAAAATATGAGACATTTTGATAATTATTAGGTATAATAAAAATGTAGTTACGGAAAACCCGTATTTTCAAAAAGGAATCACTTATTTTTTTTGATGAAAAATGTAAGCATTTACAAATCCTTATTATGACAAAAATGGCAAAGTGACTTACAATTAAAAAGTTAAAAAAAGTCCCTCAATATCTGACCTTAAAAATCCGCACTATAATTTTTTATTGATTTTTAGGTACATAATCAGTTAATCTTACAAAATAGTGAACTTTTTTCACGGCAGTTTTCTAGCCCGTCACTAAAACTTTATTAAATGGCTCCAACCAAGCTTAATTAACTTCATTCAGAATAATCGAAAAATTCAATGTAGAGGCAAGATTCATTTAAAAAATTTTTAAATATATTCGTAACTACATTCATGAATAATATGGGTATTTAATTTATTGCGATGTATTGGAGAGAAGTAAGGAGAAAAGGAGAGATAGTTTATGGCAGTAACAAGAGGTCTTGAAGGAATAATTGCAACAACTTCTTCTATTAGCTCTATCATTGATGATTCATTATCCTATGTTGGTTATGATATTGATGTGTTGGCAGAGAACTCCAGTTTTGAAGAAGTAGTTTTTTTGCTGTGGAACAGAAGGTTGCCGACAGAAGCAGAATTGAATGAGTTAAAGCAAGAATTAGCAGACAATGCAGAGCTGCCTGCGCCGCTGCTTGAACAGCTGAAGCTAATGCCGCTTAATAACGTGCATCCAATGGCTGTTCTTCGTTCTGCAGTATCCCTTCTTGGTGTGTATGACAAGGATGCTGACTTTATGGATGAAAGCACAAACTACCAAAAGGCATTGCGATTACAAGCCAAAATCCCTACTATCGTTACAGCCTTTTCTAGATTAAGAAAAGGGCTTGATCCGATTGCACCTAGGAAAAATTTAAGCTTTGCAGCTAATTTTTTATATATGCTGACAGGGGAAGAACCTGAGAGCATTGCGGTAGAGGCATTTAATAAAGCATTAGTGCTTCATGCAGACCATGAGCTGAACGCCTCCACTTTTACAGCAAGGGTATGTGTGGCAACATTGTCTGATGTTTATTCAGGCATTACATCTGCTATAGGTGCATTAAAGGGACCATTGCACGGCGGTGCTAACGAAGCTGTTATGAAAATGCTGACAGAAATCGGCGGTGTCGATAATGTTGATGCATATATTTCTGGGAAAATGGAAAAGAAAGAGAAAATCATGGGCTTCGGTCACCGTGTTTACCGTAAAGGTGACCCTCGCGCTAAGCACTTGAAGGAAATGGCAAGCAAGCTGACAGAATTGACTGGACAATCAGAGCTTTTTGATATGAGCATAAAAATCGAAGAGCTGTTAAAGGAGAAGAAGAATCTTGTTCCTAATGTGGATTTCTTTTCTGCTTCTGTTTATCACAGCTTGGAAATCGATCATGATTTGTTCACGCCAATCTTTGCAGTTAGCAGGGTTTCCGGCTGGCTTGCCCATATTTTGGAGCAATACGAAAACAATCGCTTAATCAGACCAAGAGCTGATTATACAGGACCTGAAAGAGCGGTTTATATTCCTGTTCATGAACGCTAAGTTAAAGCGTCTATGATATACTAAATCTAGCATAGAACAAGCAGAGTCCAACCTTCCTTTTTTAAGGAATGGTGGGAAGACCGGCATACTTTGCCAAACACCCTTCTTAGACGAAGCCAATATGCTCGAGAACTTACTTTAGCCATTTCTGCAAAAGGAGGAAAGTTCCTTTTGCAGGAAATACTTTTTTAACGGAGGGATACATATGAAAGGTGAAAAAATTTCAGTAGTTGATGGTGTATTAAATGTACCAGCTAATCCAATCGTACCATTTATCGAAGGTGACGGAATCGGTCCTGACATCTGGGCTTCTGCTTCAAGAGTGCTTGATGCTGCCGTAGAAAAAGCATATAGCGGCGAGCGTAAGATTGTGTGGAAAGAAGTGTTAGCTGGAGAAAAAGCATTCAACGAAACAGGAGAATGGCTGCCATCTGAGACATTGGAAGAAATAAGAGAATACTTGATTGCTATAAAAGGTCCATTGACAACTCCTGTTGGCGGCGGTATTCGTTCATTGAACGTTGCACTTCGTCAAGAGCTTGATCTTTATGTATGTTTACGTCCTGTCAGATGGTTTGAAGGCGTGCCTTCTCCTATAAAACGTCCACAGGATACTGACATGGTTATCTTCCGTGAAAATACAGAGGATATTTATGCAGGAATCGAGTATGAAAAAGGTTCTGAAGGCGTGGCGAAATTATTGAAATTCCTTCAAGATGAAATGGGTGTTAACAAAATCAGATTCCCTGAAACTTCCGGTTTAGGAATCAAGCCAGTTTCTGAAGAAGGAACAAGCCGTTTAGTGCGAGCAGCCATCAATTATGCTATTAAAGAAGGCAGAAAGTCTGTGACTCTTGTACATAAAGGCAATATCATGAAATTCACTGAAGGTGCCTTCAAAAACTGGGGTTATGAATTAGCCGAGAAGGAATTCGGGGACAAGGTGTTCACATGGGCACAATATGACCGCATTCAAGAAGAGCAAGGCTCTGATGCTGCAAATAAAGCACAGGCAGAAGCTGAAGCTGCTGGGAAAATCATTGTGAAAGATTCTATTGCTGATATCTTCTTGCAACAAATTTTAACTCGCCCAACAGAGTTCGATGTAGTTGCTACAATGAACTTGAATGGAGACTATATTTCCGATGCACTTGCGGCTCAAGTAGGCGGAATCGGGATTGCTCCAGGAGCGAATATCAACTATGAAACAGGGCACGCTATTTTCGAAGCGACACATGGTACTGCACCGAAATATGCTGGTCAGGATAAAGTGAATCCTTCTTCCGTTCTTTTGTCAGGCGTCTTATTGCTTGAGCATTTAGGCTGGAATGAAGCGGCACAGTTAATCGTTGCTTCTGTTGAAAAGACAATCGCTTCAAAAGTGGTCACTTACGATTTCGCACGCCTAATGGACGGAGCGACAGAAGTGAAATGCTCTGAATTCGGTGATGAATTAATTAAAAATATGGACTAAAGATTTTTGTTTGTATGAGTTTGACTGGTGTTCCTTAGCAAGGAATCCTTGTTAATATTGTGCGGCTTAGTCTGTTTGAGGGAAGAGTGTGAGGGGCCTCTTCCCTCTTTTATTGGAGTTAATTAATGAAAAAGGAGGAAAAGCAAATGGGTTTACGTAAAAAAATTTCCATTATTGGCAGCGGGTTTACTGGAGCTACAACAGCATTTCTATTAGCGCAAAAGGAGCTTAGCGATATTGTGCTGCTTGATATTCCACAGATGGAGAATCCAACTAAGGGGAAAGCACTTGATATGTTTGAGGCAAGCCCTATTCAAGGATTTGATGCTAATATTAAAGGCACATCTGATTATAAGGATACAGAAGGATCTAATATTGTAGTTATCACTGCCGGAATTGCAAGAAAGCCGGGAATGAGCAGAGATGATTTAGTTCAGACAAATCAAAGTATCATGAAGTCGGTCACGAAGGAAGTAGTCAAATACTCTCCTGATTGCATTATTATTGTTCTTTCAAACCCAGTCGATGCTATGACTTACACTGTGTTCAAGGAATCAGGCTTTGCAAAAACAAGAGTAATTGGTCAATCAGGCGTGCTAGATACTGCTCGATTTAGAAGCTTTGTGGCAATGGAATTAAACCTTTCTGTTAAGGATATTACCGGTTTTGTTCTCGGTGGCCATGGCGATGATATGGTGCCTTTAATCCGCTACTCCTATGCTGGAGGTATACCGCTTGAGACATTAATACCGAAGCACCGCTTGGAAGAAATTATTGAAAGAACAAGAAATGGTGGTGCTGAAATTGTTAATCTTCTTGGAAATGGAAGCGCTTATTATGCACCTGCTGCTTCACTTGCTGACATGTGTGAAGCGATTATTAAAGACCAAAGAAGAGTATTGCCGGCGGTTGCTTATCTTGATGGGGAATATGGTTATTCGGATATTTACCTGGGTGTTCCGACGATTCTCGGGGGAAATGGCATTGAACAAGTGATTGAGCTTGAATTGACGGAGGCAGAAAAAACGGCATTAGACAAATCTGTACGTTCTGTGAAAAATGTACTAAAGGTTCTTACATAATATGTTGAAACTATGACCCATCGTTATGATGGGTCTTTTTTCGTATAAAAAGTACAGTTGTTATAATATATGTAGAAAGTAGGATGGATAGGAGAAGCTTAGCTTGTTGTTCATCACGTGCTGATTTATACTATAATAGATATGTAATATTTGGGGGACTTAGGGGAAACTTTTAAACTTGGAGGCACATAATGAAGAAGAAAGTTCTTGTAGTTGATGATGAGCAGTCTATCGTAACACTGCTAAAATATAACCTGCAGCAGGCGGGCTATGATGTAATTACGGCAATGGATGGAGAGGAAGGGCTTAACCTAGCCGTAACGTCGAATCCTGATGTCATCCTTCTTGATTTGATGCTTCCGAAAATGGATGGAATGGATGTATGTAAGAATCTACGGCAGCAAAGAATATTTACGCCGATTCTTATGCTGACAGCAAAGGACGATGAGTTTGATAAGGTGCTTGGGTTAGAGCTTGGTGCAGACGATTATATGACAAAACCATTCAGCCCAAGGGAAGTCATTGCCCGTATTAAAGCTGTTCTGAGAAGATCACAGCTGCAGTCGGAATCCTCTGAGCAAGAAAAGGAAGAGAAAGACACATTAAAAATCGGGGATCTTAAAGTCATGCCTAATCACTATGAAGCATATTTTAAGGACGAGCTTCTGGAACTGACTCCAAAAGAGTTCGAACTGCTTCTTTATTTGGCTAGAAACAAAGGTCGTGTGCTTACAAGAGATCAGCTCTTAAGTGCTGTTTGGAACTATGATTTTGTTGGGGATACAAGAATAGTAGATGTTCATATAAGCCATTTGCGCGAAAAGATGGAGCATAACACGAAAAAACCGATTTATATTAAAACAATCCGTGGATTAGGATATAAGCTAGAGGAACCAAAATAAATGATAACATTTAAATCCAGGCTGCTTGCCAGTTTGCTTTTGATCGTCGCCATTGTTTTTTTGGTGCTTGGTCTGTTTATTTATCAGCTTAATAAGTCTTCTTACATAAACTCATCTAACATCAGGCTGGAGAGGGAAAGCACCTTGCTTGCAGCAAAGATGGCCGAGCTTAACAGCATGGATGAAATAGATACAAATGAGATCAAGGAATACAGCGAGCTGCTTGATTTGCAAATAACGATAACTGATACAAAAGGAAAAATTCTCATTGATGAGGGCGATAAATCACATGAAGAATTTTTGGAAAGCATAAGTACTGTTGTCAGTAAAGTATCGAGCCAGCCACAAAACGAGTATACAGGTGGAGATACAGATTTCCATTATTACTGGAAAGAGTTGAACTTTAATGGTGAGAAGCAAGGCTATTTGTTTTTAGGTATTGATTTATCCTCACAAGAAGATGCCTATCAAAAGATGAATACATATGTCCTTGCAGCATTGCTTATCGCTTTTGTGCTAATTTTTGTAATTGGTTTGACACTAGTATTCCGTTATATGAGACCAATTGAATCAGCAGCAAAGGTGGCTGTCGATCTCGCAAAAGGAAATTATCATGCACGTACATATGAAGATAATATGGATGAAACAGGAATTCTGAGTTCCTCCTTAAATAAGCTGGCGAAAAACCTGCAGGAGATGGTCAAGGCTCAGGAAATTCAACAGGACCGTCTTGGTACGCTTATTGAGAACATTGGCAGTGGATTACTGTTAATAGACAGTAGAGGCTATATCAATCTTGTAAATAGAGCTTACAAGGATTTATTTATGGTTAATTCATCTGAATATTTGTACAAGCTTTATTATCACGTTATTGAGCATAGGGAAATATCTGATTTGGTCGAGGAAATTTTCATGACAGAGCATAAGGTCGTTAAGCAATTGCAGCTTAATATCCACTTTGAGAAAAAAAGTTTTCAAGTGTATGGTGTGCCGATTATCGGTACAAATGATATGTGGATGGGAATTTTGCTTGTATTTCATGACATTACAGAGCTAAAAAAACTCGAACAAATCAGGAAGGACTTTGTTGCAAATGTGTCCCATGAACTGAAGACACCTATTACCTCTATAAAAGGGTTTTCGGAAACGCTGTTAGATGGAGCAATGGATAATAAAGAGGCGTTGGTTGAGTTTCTACAAATTATCTTAAAAGAAAGTGACAGACTGCAATCGCTCATTCAGGATTTGCTTGATTTGACAAAGCTGGAGCAGCACAATTTTTCATTGGTGAAAGAACCTATTAATATTGTGGATATCTTAGAAGAGGTCCGCAAGCTGCTTTCGAATAAAGCAGAGGCTAAAGGAATACAGCTTGAATTTGAACGGCTTGGTAACGAGGTTTGGATGGAAGGGGACAGAGCCCGACTTATTCAGGTGTTTATGAATTTAATATCAAACGCCATTTCTTACACAGTAAACGGAGGTACAGTTACGGTTTCTGTTGAGGAAAAAGAAAAAAATATTTCCGTGTCAGTTGCAGATACTGGTATAGGGATTGAAAGAGGAGAAATTCCAAGGATTTTTGAGCGTTTTTACAGGGTGGATAAGGCGCGAAGCAGAAATTCTGGTGGAACTGGCCTTGGACTTGCCATCGTGAAGCATCTTGTGGAACTCCATAAAGGAGTTATAAAGGTAGACAGCGAGGTAGGTAAAGGAACAGTTTTTACCATTTTATTGCATAAAAGATTCCCATATTAATTGTACAAGTTTACATTACTTTTACATAGGGTTTGCAAAGCGTTTACAAGGGTTTGCTACAATACTAGTGAAGACCCCCCTTATCCATTAGGTTAAGAGTGAAGCCGAAAGCCACCCCGCTTTCGGCTTCTTACATTTATATGAGAAAAGATAGAGATTAATTTGAAGAAAACGATTATTGAAGATTGTCCTAATATATACATAGTAAAATTTAATATGACTTTCGTCCTCGCGCTTTTTAGCGGGCAGGTATGGATTAGCCTTCTCGGTTGCGCCTGTTTGGTCCATTCCCCTTAGTATTCAAGGAGCCTTCGCTCTATTCCACTAAAATGTTTAATTATCGTAATTAATTAAACCGAAAGACACCACAACAAGAAAAAAACGAACGATATACTATTCGCCCTTAAGGATGGTATAAATTTTGTCTTATTCCTTTTTTGTTTTTTTTTAAGTCCCAAACCCATTTCTTTCAGCTCTTTAACAAGGGCAATTTCTTACATTCTATAATTACTCATGGTAAAATATAAAGGATTAGACCATAATAGTACTACTTATTTTGCTGTTAAAGCCACAAGGCTGATATAGAGGGAAATTATGAATGGAGGAAATAAAATTTGAAGAAAAAACTGATCCTAATTGACGGGAACAGCATCGCATACAGAGCATTTTTTGCCTTGCCGCTGCTGAACAATGACAAAGGTGTACATACAAATGCTGTTTACGGATTTACAATGATGCTCATGAAAATATTAGAAGACGAAAAGCCGACACATTTGCTCGTTGCTTTTGATGCAGGCAAAACAACGTTCCGCCATAAAACATTCAGTGAGTATAAGGGTGGCCGGCAGAAGACACCGCCTGAACTATCAGAACAATTTCCATATATAAGAGAATTATTGCAGTCATATGGAATTAAACATTATGAGCTTGAAAACTATGAAGCGGATGATATTATCGGAACACTTTCTCTGCAAGGAGAAAAAGATGGGTATGAGGTTATTGTCATTTCAGGAGACAAGGACTTGACACAGCTTAGCTCGGATAAAACGACTGTTTACATTACAAGAAAAGGGATTACAGATATCGAATCATATACACCGGAGCATATTCAAGAGAAATACGGCTTGACTCCTGATCGAATCATCGACATGAAAGGGCTTATGGGAGATGCATCTGATAATATCCCAGGAGTTCCGGGAGTCGGAGAAAAAACGGCCATTAAGCTTCTGAAGGAATTCGAAACACTAGAAAACCTGTTGGTATCCATCGACAAGGTCAGTGGGAAGAAGCTAAAAGAAAAGCTGGAAGAATTTAAGGACCAAGCATTAATGAGCAAGGAGCTTGCCACCATAACAAGAGAGGCACCGCTAACTGTTGGTTTGGGTGAATTAGAATTTCCAGGTATGAACGAAGAAAAGCTGCGCCCATTTTTCAAAGAGCTTGGCTTTAATTCTCTTTTGGACAAGCTCGGAGATGCACCTGTTGAAGAAGAAGAAGAACTCGAAGCGATTGAATATGAGCCAGTGAAGGAAATTACGAAGGAGATTTTTGCAGATAAAAATACCCTTTATGTTGAAGTGCTTGAGGACAATTACCACTATGCACCTATAATCGGTATCTCGTTAGTTAATGAGAACGGCGCATTTTATTTGCCTATTGAAGCAGCTCTCGAATCCGAAGCATTTAAGGAATGGGCAGAAGATGAAACAAAGCAGAAGACTGTATATGATGCGAAAAGGTCAGAGGTTGCCCTCCGTCATAAAGGAATCCATTTGAAGGGAATCACATTTGATTGTTTGATTGCAGCATATCTTGCAGATCCGTCCGCATCGATTGACGACGTAGCATCTGTTGCAAAAAAATACGGCTTTACGAACATTCAATCAGACGAAGTATTTTATGGAAAAGGAGCAAAACGCAAGGTGCCTGAGGAGGAAATGCTAGCAGATCATCTTGTTCGCAAAACGTTTGCTCTTGCGGCTATTCAGGAAAAAATGGAGGAAGAGCTTAAAGCAAATGGACAAGAGGAGCTGTTCCATCAACTTGAAATGCCGCTTAGCCTTGTGCTTGCAGATATGGAATCAACAGGAGTTCAGGTTGATGTGGAGCGCCTGCAAAAAATGGGTGCAGAAATCAATGATAGGCTAAAGAGTATTGAAAATCGCATCTACGATTTGGCAGGAGAAACATTTAACATTAATTCACCTAAGCAATTAGGCGTTATTTTGTTTGAAAAGCTTGGACTGCCTGTAGTTAAAAAAACGAAGACTGGTTACTCCACTTCTGCTGATGTATTAGAGCAGTTGGCAAGCTCCCATGATGTTATTAAGGAGATTCTTGAATTCAGACAGCTTGGCAAGCTTCAATCAACTTATATTGAAGGTCTTCAAAAAGTAGTTCACGATAACAAGATTCATACACGCTTTAATCAGGTGCTGACACAAACAGGACGTTTGAGCTCCATTGATCCTAACTTGCAAAACATTCCAATCAGATTAGAGGAAGGCAGAAAAATTAGACAAGCTTTTGTTCCTTCTGAAAAGGATTGGATCATATTCGCGGCAGATTACAGTCAAATTGAGCTTCGTGTGCTTGCACATATTGCAAATGATGAAAAGCTAATTGAAGCATTCAGAGAAGATCATGATATTCATACGGAAACGGCCATGTCTGTATTCCATGTCGAAGCAGATGAAGTTACATCCAATATGAGAAGACATGCTAAAGCGGTCAACTTCGGAATTGTTTACGGTATAAGCGATTACGGCTTATCCCAAAGCTTGAATATAACGAGGAAGGAAGCTGGGAAATTTATTGAAAGATATTTGGAAAGCTATCCTGGCGTTAAGACATATATGGACGAAATAGTGGCAGATGCTAAACAGCAAGGCTATGTCTCCACATTGCTTCATAGAAGAAGATATTTGCCTGATATTACAAGCAGAAACTTTAACTTACGCAGTTTCGCTGAGCGGACAGCAATGAACACTCCGATACAAGGAAGTGCGGCAGACATCATTAAAAAAGCAATGATTGAAATGGCGAACCGCCTTGAAACAGAAGGCTTACAAGCGAAGCTGCTTCTTCAAGTGCATGATGAATTGATTTTTGAAGCTCCAAAAGATGAAATTGAAAAGCTGAAGGAAATTGTGCCTGATGTGATGGAAAACGCCGTGGAATTAAGTGTACCGCTGAAGGTAGATTATTCGTATGGCGATACATGGTTTGATGCTAAGTAATAGAAAAGAGGAAATAAAGTGCCTGAATTACCAGAAGTAGAAACGGTCAGACGTACTCTTAAAGAGCTCACACACAAAAAGGTCATTAAAGAAGTAGTTGTTTCGTGGGCGAAGATGATAAAAAGACCGGAAAATGTCGAAGAATTTTCTGATGCTCTTGTTGGTCAAAGAATAGAAGATATTAAGCGGAGAGGTAAGTTTCTTCTTATTGAAACGAGTGATTTTACAATCGTTTCCCATTTGCGGATGGAAGGAAGA
This window encodes:
- a CDS encoding transposase; this encodes MAKYSGNFKLKIVQEYLKSALSYDRLAQKYSIPSSSPIKNWVSAYKAFGEKGLQRKIANEEYPVQFKLDVLHFRKQTGASFQETAIQFRINNPSLIAKWNSKLEKEGIEGLQQKAKGRPSMSKKPKTTANKQNKPMSREEQLERENEMLRLEVAYLKKLKAFRENPDAFLEKHKQPSPSNLKKKDSD
- a CDS encoding response regulator transcription factor, which gives rise to MKKKVLVVDDEQSIVTLLKYNLQQAGYDVITAMDGEEGLNLAVTSNPDVILLDLMLPKMDGMDVCKNLRQQRIFTPILMLTAKDDEFDKVLGLELGADDYMTKPFSPREVIARIKAVLRRSQLQSESSEQEKEEKDTLKIGDLKVMPNHYEAYFKDELLELTPKEFELLLYLARNKGRVLTRDQLLSAVWNYDFVGDTRIVDVHISHLREKMEHNTKKPIYIKTIRGLGYKLEEPK
- a CDS encoding IS3 family transposase, with amino-acid sequence MRGCLFKKVEGFSRESGCLPRKAQAAIAFELKEEGFRLKDVLTQVEIPEATYHYQIKQMKQKDPNETWETLILETFEKHKGRYGYRRIHAELKMQGYPVNHKKVQRIMKKLGLKCEKFVRKSRYKSYKGTVGKVAKNRLNRRFHTPHTLQKVVTDVTEFKCTNDEKLYLSPIMDLYNGEIIGFSMSKSPTLEFVMDSLKQVLPIIQERAKYRTTIHSDQGWHYQHYKWVQTLKENKMYQSMSRKATCADNAAMENFFGLLKQEMYYGEQLISYETLNMKIEKYIHYYNNDRIKQKLAGMSPVKFRTHASQLAA
- the citZ gene encoding citrate synthase produces the protein MAVTRGLEGIIATTSSISSIIDDSLSYVGYDIDVLAENSSFEEVVFLLWNRRLPTEAELNELKQELADNAELPAPLLEQLKLMPLNNVHPMAVLRSAVSLLGVYDKDADFMDESTNYQKALRLQAKIPTIVTAFSRLRKGLDPIAPRKNLSFAANFLYMLTGEEPESIAVEAFNKALVLHADHELNASTFTARVCVATLSDVYSGITSAIGALKGPLHGGANEAVMKMLTEIGGVDNVDAYISGKMEKKEKIMGFGHRVYRKGDPRAKHLKEMASKLTELTGQSELFDMSIKIEELLKEKKNLVPNVDFFSASVYHSLEIDHDLFTPIFAVSRVSGWLAHILEQYENNRLIRPRADYTGPERAVYIPVHER
- the mdh gene encoding malate dehydrogenase encodes the protein MGLRKKISIIGSGFTGATTAFLLAQKELSDIVLLDIPQMENPTKGKALDMFEASPIQGFDANIKGTSDYKDTEGSNIVVITAGIARKPGMSRDDLVQTNQSIMKSVTKEVVKYSPDCIIIVLSNPVDAMTYTVFKESGFAKTRVIGQSGVLDTARFRSFVAMELNLSVKDITGFVLGGHGDDMVPLIRYSYAGGIPLETLIPKHRLEEIIERTRNGGAEIVNLLGNGSAYYAPAASLADMCEAIIKDQRRVLPAVAYLDGEYGYSDIYLGVPTILGGNGIEQVIELELTEAEKTALDKSVRSVKNVLKVLT
- the pnpS gene encoding two-component system histidine kinase PnpS, encoding MITFKSRLLASLLLIVAIVFLVLGLFIYQLNKSSYINSSNIRLERESTLLAAKMAELNSMDEIDTNEIKEYSELLDLQITITDTKGKILIDEGDKSHEEFLESISTVVSKVSSQPQNEYTGGDTDFHYYWKELNFNGEKQGYLFLGIDLSSQEDAYQKMNTYVLAALLIAFVLIFVIGLTLVFRYMRPIESAAKVAVDLAKGNYHARTYEDNMDETGILSSSLNKLAKNLQEMVKAQEIQQDRLGTLIENIGSGLLLIDSRGYINLVNRAYKDLFMVNSSEYLYKLYYHVIEHREISDLVEEIFMTEHKVVKQLQLNIHFEKKSFQVYGVPIIGTNDMWMGILLVFHDITELKKLEQIRKDFVANVSHELKTPITSIKGFSETLLDGAMDNKEALVEFLQIILKESDRLQSLIQDLLDLTKLEQHNFSLVKEPINIVDILEEVRKLLSNKAEAKGIQLEFERLGNEVWMEGDRARLIQVFMNLISNAISYTVNGGTVTVSVEEKEKNISVSVADTGIGIERGEIPRIFERFYRVDKARSRNSGGTGLGLAIVKHLVELHKGVIKVDSEVGKGTVFTILLHKRFPY
- the polA gene encoding DNA polymerase I encodes the protein MKKKLILIDGNSIAYRAFFALPLLNNDKGVHTNAVYGFTMMLMKILEDEKPTHLLVAFDAGKTTFRHKTFSEYKGGRQKTPPELSEQFPYIRELLQSYGIKHYELENYEADDIIGTLSLQGEKDGYEVIVISGDKDLTQLSSDKTTVYITRKGITDIESYTPEHIQEKYGLTPDRIIDMKGLMGDASDNIPGVPGVGEKTAIKLLKEFETLENLLVSIDKVSGKKLKEKLEEFKDQALMSKELATITREAPLTVGLGELEFPGMNEEKLRPFFKELGFNSLLDKLGDAPVEEEEELEAIEYEPVKEITKEIFADKNTLYVEVLEDNYHYAPIIGISLVNENGAFYLPIEAALESEAFKEWAEDETKQKTVYDAKRSEVALRHKGIHLKGITFDCLIAAYLADPSASIDDVASVAKKYGFTNIQSDEVFYGKGAKRKVPEEEMLADHLVRKTFALAAIQEKMEEELKANGQEELFHQLEMPLSLVLADMESTGVQVDVERLQKMGAEINDRLKSIENRIYDLAGETFNINSPKQLGVILFEKLGLPVVKKTKTGYSTSADVLEQLASSHDVIKEILEFRQLGKLQSTYIEGLQKVVHDNKIHTRFNQVLTQTGRLSSIDPNLQNIPIRLEEGRKIRQAFVPSEKDWIIFAADYSQIELRVLAHIANDEKLIEAFREDHDIHTETAMSVFHVEADEVTSNMRRHAKAVNFGIVYGISDYGLSQSLNITRKEAGKFIERYLESYPGVKTYMDEIVADAKQQGYVSTLLHRRRYLPDITSRNFNLRSFAERTAMNTPIQGSAADIIKKAMIEMANRLETEGLQAKLLLQVHDELIFEAPKDEIEKLKEIVPDVMENAVELSVPLKVDYSYGDTWFDAK
- the icd gene encoding NADP-dependent isocitrate dehydrogenase; this encodes MKGEKISVVDGVLNVPANPIVPFIEGDGIGPDIWASASRVLDAAVEKAYSGERKIVWKEVLAGEKAFNETGEWLPSETLEEIREYLIAIKGPLTTPVGGGIRSLNVALRQELDLYVCLRPVRWFEGVPSPIKRPQDTDMVIFRENTEDIYAGIEYEKGSEGVAKLLKFLQDEMGVNKIRFPETSGLGIKPVSEEGTSRLVRAAINYAIKEGRKSVTLVHKGNIMKFTEGAFKNWGYELAEKEFGDKVFTWAQYDRIQEEQGSDAANKAQAEAEAAGKIIVKDSIADIFLQQILTRPTEFDVVATMNLNGDYISDALAAQVGGIGIAPGANINYETGHAIFEATHGTAPKYAGQDKVNPSSVLLSGVLLLEHLGWNEAAQLIVASVEKTIASKVVTYDFARLMDGATEVKCSEFGDELIKNMD